The following is a genomic window from uncultured Draconibacterium sp..
TCAGCAATCAGCGTATTGACTATTTTTCCCCAGCCAATTCTTAAAATTATGTTATTAGGAATATCGGTTCCCAGGCTGTTTTTTACAAATTCGGTAAATTTCTCCAGGGCTTTTTGGTGGCGAATCTGGTTTCGTTTCGACTTTGGATTATGAAATATTGCTGGTCCCGTTCTTATAACATCAAGAAGGAAGATACGCATATTTAATGCATTGGAAAAAAACAAGGCTTGCTTTAAAATGCTTTCTCCATCACGGTTTTGAGGGATGTGTGTAAGAATACTATTCGTTTTGTAATTCATAGATATTCTTGTTAAAAGTTGTATCCCAATGTAATAAGTGAACCGCTGTTGACTTTCGTTTTTGTTCTTATATATACGAAAACGGGAGAATTAGTTACACAATAATGACCAATAACATATAAAACAATGATGTTAAGGTGGGGAGTTAAAATCGCTGAAAAGTCCTTAGCGCGATTTATTTTTACGAACTACCAGAACGGCACCAATAAATACCAGTGTGGCACCAATAATTGTAATAGCCGAAAACCGCTCGTGTTCTACCCACGAAACATTGAGTTTGGTTAAAATTCCCATGGTAATAAAAGTTATCATCGGGTTTAAAATGATGATGATACTTACTTTATTGGCTTCGGTGTATTTTAGTGCTTTTCCGAGGCAGGTATAGGCTATAAAGGTGTTGGCTCCTAGAAACATAAGAAGTAACCACCAGGCCCAGCTTAGTTCAAATAAGGGACGAAATTCAACAAAAGGAATGTACAATAGCGATGGAAGCCCGAATAACACCAGGTTCAGGCTGTCGACCGAATAAGTACGAACCAGTTTTTTTTGCAAAATGGCATAAACCGACCAGGCAACGGCACCTGAAATGGTTAGCAGAATTCCGAGTTGGTAGGTGTCGGCACTTTCGAAAAAGGCCTGCAACTGGTCGCGGTAGAAAAACGAAAATCCGAATATGGCAATTGAAAATCCAATGACCTGGTTTCGGAGCAGTTTTTCTTTAAATATAAGAAAGCCAGCAATAGCTAAAATGAGCGGGCCGGTTTGTATAAAAAGTTGCGCGTTGCTGGGAGTTGTGTGATGAATACCTAACATATACCCCATGTAGTTCCACGAAAGCGCCAACGCTGCAATAATCAAAAAAAGGGGAGGTTTTACAAGAATTTTGAACGATGACGGGGTTTTATAAGCCTGCCAAATGGAGAGCATAATAAAAGCTACCACAAAACGAATCCAAACCACGGTAACCGGATTTACCTCGCGCACGGCTACTTTTAAGGCGATGGCTAAAAAGCCCCAAAAGAAAGCTGTTATTGCTGCGTAAACGATTCCTTTTGCGTGGTTTTGCATAAATAACAAGTGTTTTAAAACAAACATCCCGGAAAGTTATCCGGGATGCAAGGTAATATATATGTGGTGAATCTTTAGCGTAATTCAGCACCAAAATCCCGATCAAAAGCCATAATTAGCTTTTGCATTGTTTTGTCAATCTGCTTGTCTTTTAGGGTTTTGTTATCGTCGCGTAGGATGAAACTCACCGCATACGATTTTTTGCCTTCAGGTACACCTTTTCCTTCGTAAACGTCAAACAAGTCAACTTCGCGCAGTAACTGCCGCTCCATTTTAAAGGCCGTTTCTTTCAGTTGACTGAATTTGACTGATTTGTCGAGCAGTAAAGCCAAATCACGACGAACAGCCGGGAATTTAGGTAACTCGTTAAACAGTACTTTATGTTGTTTATGCGCTTTAAATACACTGTCCCAGTTGAAATCGGCATAATAAACCGGATTCTCAATCTCAAATTTTTTCAGCCATTTTCCTGCAACAATTCCTAATTTCAGCACCACTTTATTGTTGTGAGTGTAAGCCAGTGCCTCGCTGAATAACTCGTCTTCACAATCATCAACCTGCATGTCGTCAATAGATAATCCAAGGCGCTTCAGAATATTTTCAGCATACGATTTTAAGCCGTAGAACGATGCTGCTGCTTCTTTCATTGTCCAGCTTTCAGCCTCTTTGTTACCGGTTACAAATAATCCAAGGTGACTTTCTTCCCAGTAATTATTGGCTGGCTGGTCTTTTAGCTGCGTTCCTTTATAAAAGTAGGTGTTTCCGAATTCGTAAACCTTCAGGTTTTTATTCTGGCGGTTTGCGTTGTAGGCAATACATTCCAATCCTCCGAATAACAAGGTTTGGCGCATTCCGTTTAAGTCGGCACTTAGTGGATTCAGTATTTTTACCGATTGCTCGTCTTTGTACTGTTCCAAACTTTCGTAGTAACTCGATTTTGTCAACGAGTTCGACCAGATTTCGTTAAAACCCTGAGATGTTAACATTTCTGCAACCAGGTTTTTAACGCTGTCGGGATTTGGTTTGTCGGCAGTTTGCAACGACGATTTTACCTGCGTTGGAATTTCAATGTTGTTGTAACCGTAAATTCTCAAAATTTCTTCAATTACATCGGCTTCGCGTTTTACATCAACACGGTAGGCCGGAACAAGCAATTCCAAACCGTTTTCGTTTTCGCTTTCAATTTTAATTTCCAGCGATTCCAGAATGCTTTTTACAGCATCAGCGCCCAGATCTTTTCCTATTAAACGCGTGATGTTTGCAAACGAAACACTCACGTTAAAATCTTCAATCGGATTTGGGTAAATATCAATAATGTCGGAAGAAATAGTTCCTCCGGCAATTTCTTTAATTAATAATGCGGCACGTTTAAGCGCGTAAATTTGCCCGTTCGGATCAACGCCGCGCTCGAAACGGAACGATGCATCAGTGTTCAACCCATGACGGCGGGCAGTTTTACGAATATAAACCGGATCGAAATAGGCACTTTCTAAAAACACATTTCTTGTTGTTTCTTTCATGCCCGATTTCATTCCTCCGAAAACACCTCCAATACACATGGCTTCTTCGGTGTTGCAAATCATCAGGTCGTTTTCGTCCAGTTCGCGTTCCACTTCATCAAGCGTAGTGAACTTTGTTTTTGTAGGCAAGGTTTTTACGATCACTTTTCCGCCGGTAATTTCATCGGCATCAAAAGCGTGCAATGGCTGAGCAGTTTCGAATAACACGTAATTGGTAATGTCAACCACGTTGTTTATCGGGGTTAAGCCAATCATTTTTAATCGGTTCTGCAACCACTCCGGCGATTCTTTAACTTCAACGCCGGAAATAGTTAGCGCAGTATAACGCGGACAAGCTTCA
Proteins encoded in this region:
- the pheT gene encoding phenylalanine--tRNA ligase subunit beta, which encodes MKISYSWLKDYIKLEQSPREICDILTQTGLEVGGLEEVETIKGGLAGLVIGEVITCEPHPNSDHLSKTTVNVGAEEVLPIVCGAPNVAAGQKVVVATVGTTLYDGDQEFKIKKSKIRSEVSMGMICAEDEIGLGQSHDGIMVLDPHAKVGTPAKDYFNVESDWIIEIDLTPNRIDGASFIGAARDLAAFLKKTQEIEYTKPSVDDFKVDNNDLVIPIEVENTEACPRYTALTISGVEVKESPEWLQNRLKMIGLTPINNVVDITNYVLFETAQPLHAFDADEITGGKVIVKTLPTKTKFTTLDEVERELDENDLMICNTEEAMCIGGVFGGMKSGMKETTRNVFLESAYFDPVYIRKTARRHGLNTDASFRFERGVDPNGQIYALKRAALLIKEIAGGTISSDIIDIYPNPIEDFNVSVSFANITRLIGKDLGADAVKSILESLEIKIESENENGLELLVPAYRVDVKREADVIEEILRIYGYNNIEIPTQVKSSLQTADKPNPDSVKNLVAEMLTSQGFNEIWSNSLTKSSYYESLEQYKDEQSVKILNPLSADLNGMRQTLLFGGLECIAYNANRQNKNLKVYEFGNTYFYKGTQLKDQPANNYWEESHLGLFVTGNKEAESWTMKEAAASFYGLKSYAENILKRLGLSIDDMQVDDCEDELFSEALAYTHNNKVVLKLGIVAGKWLKKFEIENPVYYADFNWDSVFKAHKQHKVLFNELPKFPAVRRDLALLLDKSVKFSQLKETAFKMERQLLREVDLFDVYEGKGVPEGKKSYAVSFILRDDNKTLKDKQIDKTMQKLIMAFDRDFGAELR
- a CDS encoding DMT family transporter translates to MQNHAKGIVYAAITAFFWGFLAIALKVAVREVNPVTVVWIRFVVAFIMLSIWQAYKTPSSFKILVKPPLFLIIAALALSWNYMGYMLGIHHTTPSNAQLFIQTGPLILAIAGFLIFKEKLLRNQVIGFSIAIFGFSFFYRDQLQAFFESADTYQLGILLTISGAVAWSVYAILQKKLVRTYSVDSLNLVLFGLPSLLYIPFVEFRPLFELSWAWWLLLMFLGANTFIAYTCLGKALKYTEANKVSIIIILNPMITFITMGILTKLNVSWVEHERFSAITIIGATLVFIGAVLVVRKNKSR